One Streptomyces sp. R28 DNA window includes the following coding sequences:
- a CDS encoding SURF1 family protein gives MDRFLLTPRWWGINVFVLLAIPFCVFMGSWQLSRFEARVADHRSAGEQAAENQQEAARPLTELLPVDKATVGKKVTASGRYGKQLLVPDRELDGKQGFYVLTLLHTDEDKALPVVRGWLPGDADRADAPAAPTGEVTVTGSLQASEVPGENGVPAQGGLPSGQTAAISAASLVNLVPYDVYDAWVTLTKADSGMKPVPVATANDTGLDLKAFQNLGYTGEWFVFAGFVVFMWFRLLRREVESVRDAELGLVPDAETDGGEPARPGEPSEGPTQEKATA, from the coding sequence GTGGACCGGTTTCTGCTGACGCCCCGTTGGTGGGGAATCAACGTCTTCGTGCTGCTCGCCATCCCCTTCTGCGTGTTCATGGGGTCGTGGCAGCTGAGCCGGTTCGAGGCGCGGGTCGCGGACCATCGCAGCGCCGGTGAGCAGGCCGCGGAGAACCAGCAGGAGGCGGCCCGTCCACTCACCGAGCTGCTGCCCGTGGACAAGGCGACGGTGGGCAAGAAGGTCACCGCGAGCGGCCGGTACGGCAAGCAGCTGCTCGTCCCCGACCGGGAGCTGGACGGCAAGCAGGGCTTCTACGTCCTGACGCTGCTGCACACCGACGAGGACAAGGCCCTGCCGGTCGTGCGGGGCTGGCTGCCCGGCGACGCCGACCGCGCCGACGCCCCCGCCGCACCCACCGGCGAGGTCACGGTCACGGGCTCGCTCCAGGCGTCCGAGGTGCCCGGCGAGAACGGCGTGCCCGCCCAGGGCGGCCTGCCGTCCGGCCAGACGGCGGCGATCAGCGCGGCGTCACTGGTGAACCTGGTGCCGTACGACGTCTACGACGCCTGGGTCACCCTCACCAAGGCCGACTCCGGTATGAAGCCCGTGCCGGTGGCCACCGCCAACGACACCGGCCTCGACCTGAAGGCGTTCCAGAACCTCGGCTACACCGGCGAGTGGTTCGTGTTCGCGGGCTTCGTGGTCTTCATGTGGTTCCGCCTGCTCCGCCGCGAGGTGGAGTCCGTACGGGACGCGGAGCTCGGCCTGGTACCGGACGCAGAGACCGACGGAGGCGAGCCGGCCCGGCCCGGGGAACCGAGCGAGGGTCCGACGCAGGAGAAGGCGACCGCCTAG
- a CDS encoding class I SAM-dependent methyltransferase, producing the protein MHSATPTDWNDANRALWDERVPLHAAGSFYDLDGFRAGADALRDFELAEVGDVTGRSLLHLQCHMGLDTLSWARHGAARVVGLDFSEPAVDVARSLAADLGLGQDRAAFVAADVYDAVEAVPDPAYDIVYTGGGALCWLPDIRRWAETAASLVAPGGFLYLAEFHPFTDVLDDETGSRIVRDYFDRDAQVYDIPGTYGSDSTDTVNNRSVEWQHPVGEVVTALAAAGLRIEFLREHDVSLFRRFETFEAQGGYYGFPAGRPRIPLMYSLKATRN; encoded by the coding sequence ATGCACTCCGCCACACCCACAGACTGGAATGATGCCAACCGCGCCCTCTGGGACGAACGTGTCCCCCTGCACGCGGCGGGCTCCTTCTACGACCTCGACGGCTTCCGTGCCGGCGCCGACGCGCTGCGCGACTTCGAACTGGCCGAGGTGGGGGACGTCACGGGCAGGTCGCTGCTGCATCTGCAGTGCCACATGGGCCTCGACACCCTGTCCTGGGCCCGGCACGGCGCCGCCCGCGTGGTCGGCCTCGACTTCTCCGAACCCGCGGTGGACGTGGCCCGCTCGCTCGCCGCCGACCTCGGCCTCGGTCAGGACCGGGCGGCCTTCGTCGCGGCCGACGTGTACGACGCGGTGGAAGCGGTGCCGGACCCCGCGTACGACATCGTCTACACCGGCGGGGGCGCCCTGTGCTGGCTGCCCGACATCCGCCGCTGGGCCGAGACGGCGGCCTCGCTCGTCGCGCCGGGCGGGTTCCTCTACCTCGCCGAGTTCCACCCCTTCACCGACGTCCTCGACGACGAGACGGGCTCCCGGATCGTCCGCGACTACTTCGACCGCGACGCCCAGGTGTACGACATCCCCGGCACGTACGGGTCCGACAGCACCGACACGGTCAACAACCGCAGCGTCGAGTGGCAGCACCCGGTCGGCGAGGTGGTGACCGCGCTCGCGGCGGCCGGACTGCGCATCGAGTTCCTGCGCGAGCACGACGTCTCGCTGTTCCGCCGGTTCGAGACCTTCGAGGCGCAGGGCGGCTACTACGGCTTCCCGGCGGGTCGGCCGCGGATTCCGCTGATGTATTCACTGAAAGCCACCCGGAACTGA